A window of the Bacteroidales bacterium genome harbors these coding sequences:
- a CDS encoding carboxypeptidase-like regulatory domain-containing protein produces MKIKLYIILFILNIPLLYSQNADIIQFSGEIKNDSLEPLSFVHILVINKNKGTITDFNGYFSFPVQNNDTILFTYIGYKPYEFIVPDTLNDNNFFKLTMIRDTIFINEIDVFPWSTYEQFKHAFLTLYIPDDDYVRAERNMQLIKIQQLLSDYPIDGSQAYKHYMNKQYNKLYYSGFYPTINILGLAELINAIKRGDFKNKKKKYKY; encoded by the coding sequence TTGAAAATAAAGTTATACATTATATTATTTATTTTAAATATCCCCTTGTTATATTCACAAAATGCTGATATTATCCAGTTTAGCGGGGAAATAAAAAATGACAGTCTTGAACCTTTATCCTTTGTACATATACTTGTAATAAACAAAAATAAAGGAACAATCACTGATTTTAACGGTTATTTTTCTTTTCCTGTTCAAAATAATGATACAATATTATTTACATATATTGGATATAAACCATATGAATTTATAGTTCCTGATACTTTAAATGATAATAATTTCTTTAAATTAACCATGATACGCGATACAATTTTCATTAATGAGATAGATGTTTTTCCATGGTCAACTTATGAACAATTTAAACATGCATTTTTGACTTTATATATTCCTGATGATGATTATGTACGTGCTGAGAGAAATATGCAACTGATAAAAATACAACAGTTATTATCTGATTATCCTATTGACGGTTCACAGGCATATAAACATTATATGAATAAACAGTATAATAAATTATATTATTCAGGTTTTTATCCTACAATAAATATTCTTGGATTAGCCGAATTAATTAATGCTATTAAAAGAGGGGATTTTAAAAATAAAAAAAAGAAATATAAATATTAA
- a CDS encoding TonB-dependent receptor gives MTFNKTILILFSSFFHLLLFSQEKIEIHGKITDETGKAVELANVSVVGKTYGTSSDEKGWFEFKVPYSEELKIGFSCLGYKNKTLSVKINNEDYKKGFVKLSVVLIKTYEEISEVQIHDKLNRTTSFTRLDPKVMNIIPNVTGSIEALLKTLPGVSSSNELSSQYSVRGGNFDENLVYVNDIEIFRPFLIRSGRQEGLSFVNSDLVSSVIFSAGGFDAKYGDKMSSVLDIKYKKPTKFSASASASLLGASAHVEGTSSNHRFTHITGFRYKSSQYILNSLETKGEYDPSFTDFQTYLTYDVSDNFELGFLGNSAINQYKFIPVDRETSFGTVHEALQLKMYFDGQEVDKFSTLLGAISGDYKPNKNMSLKFVASGFYTSEKETFDIQSQYLLNELDKDLGSETHGDSIANIGIGTFLNHARNYLDFKVYNAYHKGHLILNNNNLIWGLKYQHEKIEDDINEWMMLDSAGFSLPYTDSIVSFKDLLMTDTVIHSNRMSIYVQNTYSFNFDSIRCSITGGIRTSYWDFNNRVLFSPRASFSLIPNWKRDVLFRFSSGFYYQPPFYKELRNQDGEINKNIEEQKSIHFVLSGDYQFMAWNRPFKLVSELYYKFLDNLIPYNIDNVRIRYYGKNNAHGYSMGIDIKINGEFVKGVDSWLSVSVMQTEEDIEDDYYDVTDSNGTKTIFPGYIPRPSDQRVNVGLFFQDYFPGNPSYKMHLNLLFGSRLPFGPPDSERYEAIHRMPPYRRVDIGFSKIIMKQGINISNTNIFRYFKNLWLGLEVYNLFGVNNTISYLWVTDVENRQYAVPNNLSARRLNFKIISEF, from the coding sequence ATGACTTTTAATAAAACAATATTAATTCTTTTTTCATCCTTTTTTCATTTGTTACTGTTTAGTCAGGAAAAAATTGAGATACATGGAAAAATAACTGACGAAACCGGTAAAGCTGTTGAATTAGCAAATGTTTCTGTAGTTGGTAAAACTTATGGTACTTCATCAGATGAAAAAGGATGGTTTGAATTTAAAGTACCGTATTCAGAAGAATTGAAAATTGGCTTTTCATGTCTTGGATATAAAAATAAAACTTTATCAGTAAAAATTAATAACGAAGATTATAAAAAAGGTTTTGTTAAATTATCAGTAGTTTTAATTAAAACTTACGAAGAAATAAGTGAGGTTCAAATTCATGACAAGCTAAACCGTACAACAAGTTTTACACGGCTTGACCCTAAAGTTATGAATATAATACCAAATGTAACAGGAAGCATTGAAGCCCTTCTAAAAACATTACCTGGTGTAAGTTCAAGCAATGAATTAAGTTCTCAATATTCTGTTCGAGGTGGGAATTTTGATGAAAATCTGGTTTATGTAAATGATATAGAGATATTCAGACCATTTTTAATTCGTTCGGGAAGACAGGAAGGACTTAGTTTTGTAAATTCCGACCTTGTTTCGTCAGTTATTTTTTCGGCTGGAGGTTTTGATGCTAAGTATGGTGATAAGATGTCTTCGGTTTTAGATATTAAATATAAAAAGCCAACAAAATTCAGTGCATCTGCATCAGCGAGTTTGTTAGGAGCATCGGCTCATGTTGAAGGTACATCTTCTAATCACAGATTTACTCATATTACAGGATTTCGTTATAAATCATCGCAATATATTCTTAACAGTCTTGAAACTAAAGGAGAATATGACCCTTCATTTACTGATTTTCAAACATATTTAACTTACGATGTTTCTGATAATTTTGAACTGGGATTTCTCGGTAATTCTGCAATTAATCAATATAAATTTATTCCTGTTGACCGTGAAACTTCATTCGGAACTGTTCATGAAGCATTACAATTGAAAATGTATTTTGACGGACAGGAAGTTGATAAATTTTCTACACTATTAGGAGCCATTTCAGGTGATTATAAACCAAACAAAAATATGAGTTTAAAATTCGTAGCATCAGGGTTTTACACATCTGAAAAAGAAACATTTGATATTCAAAGTCAATACCTTTTAAATGAATTAGATAAAGACCTTGGCTCAGAAACTCATGGCGATAGTATTGCTAATATAGGTATCGGTACTTTTTTAAATCACGCAAGAAATTATCTTGATTTTAAAGTTTATAATGCATATCATAAAGGACATTTAATATTAAATAATAATAATTTAATATGGGGACTAAAATATCAACATGAAAAAATCGAAGATGATATTAATGAATGGATGATGCTGGATTCTGCCGGTTTTTCATTACCATATACCGATTCTATTGTAAGCTTTAAAGATTTACTTATGACAGATACTGTAATTCATTCTAACAGGATGTCAATATATGTTCAAAATACTTATTCATTTAATTTTGATAGTATAAGATGTAGTATAACAGGCGGAATAAGAACGAGTTACTGGGATTTTAATAACCGGGTATTATTTAGTCCAAGAGCTTCTTTTTCACTTATACCAAATTGGAAAAGAGATGTATTATTTCGTTTTTCCTCAGGATTTTATTATCAGCCACCGTTTTATAAAGAATTACGAAATCAGGATGGAGAAATCAATAAAAATATTGAAGAACAAAAATCTATTCATTTTGTATTAAGTGGTGATTATCAGTTTATGGCATGGAACAGACCTTTTAAATTAGTTAGTGAATTGTATTATAAATTCTTGGATAATTTAATACCATATAATATTGATAATGTACGAATAAGATATTACGGAAAAAATAATGCTCATGGATATTCAATGGGCATAGATATTAAAATTAATGGAGAATTTGTAAAAGGCGTAGATTCATGGTTAAGTGTATCTGTTATGCAAACGGAAGAAGATATTGAAGATGATTATTATGATGTTACTGATTCTAATGGAACTAAAACCATATTTCCGGGATATATTCCAAGACCATCAGACCAGCGTGTAAATGTTGGATTGTTTTTTCAGGATTATTTTCCGGGAAATCCATCATATAAAATGCACCTGAATTTACTTTTTGGTTCACGCTTACCTTTTGGCCCTCCGGATTCTGAAAGATATGAAGCAATTCACCGAATGCCACCGTACAGGAGAGTTGATATTGGATTTTCAAAAATTATTATGAAACAAGGAATTAATATTTCAAATACTAATATCTTTAGATATTTTAAAAATTTATGGCTCGGTTTGGAAGTTTATAATTTGTTCGGAGTTAATAATACTATATCATATTTATGGGTTACAGATGTTGAAAACAGGCAGTATGCTGTTCCAAATAATCTAAGTGCCAGGCGATTAAATTTTAAAATAATTTCTGAATTCTAA